One stretch of Candidatus Binatia bacterium DNA includes these proteins:
- the gnnA gene encoding UDP-N-acetylglucosamine 3-dehydrogenase: protein MKQPIRAAVIGAGYLGRFHALKYASMPDVKLVAVADVDAERAEAVARETNTRPVLDYHDLLGEVDCASLAVPTPLHAPIAETLLSAGVDVLVEKPFTETAAEGRRLVQQAQRSGRILQVGHLERFNPALQTVRAILTEPRFVECHRLGTFVERGTDVDVVLDLMIHDLDVLLSLVPGEVAEIESVGVPVLTPHIDIAHARLRFTNGCIANLTASRVALKRERKLRLFQADTYVSLDYGERHIRIVRRAMKDNTPRIEVEEIALGDADPLYAEIDHFLHCVRTRQRPLVDGATALRALEVAERIRAEMLTA from the coding sequence GTGAAGCAACCTATTCGCGCGGCCGTGATCGGGGCCGGCTACCTCGGCCGTTTCCATGCGCTCAAGTATGCGAGCATGCCCGACGTGAAACTCGTGGCTGTGGCGGATGTGGACGCCGAACGTGCCGAGGCAGTGGCACGCGAGACGAATACACGGCCGGTGCTGGACTACCACGACCTCCTCGGAGAAGTGGATTGCGCGAGTCTAGCGGTGCCCACTCCGTTGCACGCGCCTATCGCGGAGACGCTCTTGTCGGCCGGCGTGGATGTGTTGGTGGAGAAGCCATTTACCGAAACGGCCGCCGAAGGCCGGAGGCTGGTCCAGCAGGCACAACGAAGCGGCCGCATTTTGCAAGTGGGCCACCTGGAGCGCTTCAACCCGGCCCTGCAGACGGTGCGCGCCATTTTGACAGAACCGCGCTTCGTCGAATGCCATCGCTTGGGAACGTTCGTGGAGCGAGGAACGGACGTGGACGTAGTGCTGGACCTGATGATTCACGACCTCGACGTTTTGTTGAGTCTCGTGCCCGGCGAGGTGGCCGAGATCGAGTCCGTGGGCGTGCCCGTACTCACGCCCCACATTGACATTGCCCATGCGCGGCTTCGCTTCACCAACGGTTGCATTGCCAACCTCACCGCCAGTCGCGTCGCCTTGAAGCGCGAGCGCAAGCTGCGCTTGTTTCAGGCGGACACGTACGTGTCGCTGGACTACGGCGAGCGCCACATTCGCATCGTGCGGCGAGCCATGAAGGACAACACACCGCGCATCGAAGTCGAAGAAATTGCCCTCGGAGATGCCGACCCGCTGTACGCCGAAATTGACCACTTTTTGCACTGCGTGCGCACGCGCCAGCGCCCCCTCGTGGACGGTGCGACGGCGTTGCGCGCCCTGGAAGTCGCCGAACGCATTCGCGCGGAGATGCTGACGGCATGA
- the lpxB gene encoding lipid-A-disaccharide synthase: MTRKIMIVAGEASGDLHGASLLRALRERTPELEAFGIGGEHLAAAGLEILVPVHEVATMGLTETFGALGRVVRAYRVARAALRERRPDLVVLIDYPEFNLRLARRAKRLGLRVFYYISPQVWAWRRGRIRLMRRIVDRLAVVFPFEEALYNNGSQRLAFFVGHPLLDLVRATRAATETRKRYGLDPSRRLLAILPGSRRKEVHALLRPALATARILEEQGWQSAIALAPTLSRRDLEAAVPSEMWASIAVVPADTYNLVHAADAVLVASGTATLEVALLGKPMVIVYRVSPLTYALGRMLVRVEHIGMPNLILGRRVAPEFLQGEVRPDILAPALQQAWQEREQFALAWQELRARLGSPGAAQRAAALAWELLP, from the coding sequence ATGACACGCAAGATCATGATCGTTGCCGGCGAAGCCTCCGGTGATTTGCACGGAGCTTCGTTGTTGCGCGCTCTGCGGGAACGTACGCCGGAGCTGGAAGCCTTCGGCATCGGAGGCGAGCATTTGGCGGCCGCAGGGCTGGAAATTCTCGTGCCGGTGCACGAGGTGGCCACGATGGGCCTGACGGAAACCTTCGGTGCGTTGGGGCGGGTGGTGCGCGCGTATCGCGTCGCCCGAGCAGCATTGCGCGAGCGGCGCCCCGACCTGGTGGTGCTCATCGATTATCCCGAATTCAACTTGCGCCTGGCGCGGCGAGCCAAACGGTTGGGCTTGAGAGTCTTTTACTACATTAGCCCGCAAGTGTGGGCTTGGCGGCGCGGGCGCATTCGGCTCATGCGCCGGATCGTGGATCGCTTGGCGGTCGTGTTCCCGTTCGAGGAGGCGCTCTACAACAACGGCAGCCAGCGGCTCGCGTTTTTCGTGGGGCATCCGTTGCTGGACCTTGTGCGAGCGACACGCGCCGCAACCGAGACGCGCAAGCGCTACGGGCTCGACCCTTCGCGGCGTTTGCTGGCGATTCTTCCCGGCAGCCGCCGCAAGGAAGTGCACGCGCTGTTGCGCCCCGCACTGGCGACCGCGCGGATTCTGGAAGAGCAAGGTTGGCAAAGCGCAATCGCTCTGGCGCCGACACTGAGCCGCCGCGATCTCGAGGCGGCCGTGCCCTCGGAGATGTGGGCGAGCATCGCCGTGGTTCCGGCGGATACGTACAACTTGGTCCATGCGGCCGATGCGGTGCTGGTCGCTTCCGGAACGGCCACCCTGGAGGTGGCATTGCTTGGCAAGCCTATGGTGATTGTCTATCGAGTGTCGCCGCTGACCTATGCGCTGGGGCGCATGCTCGTTCGCGTGGAGCACATCGGCATGCCGAATTTGATTCTCGGGCGGCGCGTAGCGCCGGAGTTTTTGCAGGGCGAAGTTCGCCCCGACATTTTAGCGCCTGCATTGCAGCAGGCGTGGCAGGAACGCGAGCAGTTTGCTTTGGCTTGGCAGGAGTTGCGCGCGCGTTTGGGTAGCCCCGGTGCTGCCCAACGTGCGGCAGCGCTCGCGTGGGAGTTGCTTCCGTGA
- the msbA gene encoding lipid A export permease/ATP-binding protein MsbA codes for MTRSSLYRRLLRYLRPYVWPYFVVAVLCMVVFSGTNGAMPFLVRHIFDDVFTAKDRAMLQLLPLIIVGVFLVRGLVSFGSTYLTEYVGQRIIADLRRELNDHIQRLPLSFFNRTPTGTIVSRVTNDVAMVRSALTDAVAAILKDATSLVVLVGVAFYQDWILSLIAFVVFPASVLPLLRLSKRLRQVSWRGQVTMGQLTTLLQETIQGNRVVKAFGMEEYEQRRFNAENEHLFRLAMKSTRIRAFTTPMLEILAALGIAGVVWYGGYSVIVGGRTQGSFLAFLTALFLLYEPFKGLARTNTIVQQALGAAERVTELLDTPPEVADRPGARELTEIREGVRFDRVSFRYERDWVLRHVSLELRRGEVVALVGMSGGGKSTLADLIPRFYDVTEGAILIDGVDIRDYTLASLRRQIAVVTQHTFLFNDTVRNNIAYGHAEMDMERIVAAARAANAHEFIERLPQGYDTVVGELGVKLSGGQRQRIAIARALLKDAPLLILDEATSALDSESERLVQDALERLMENRTSLVIAHRLSTVRRADRIYVLAHGRIVEEGTHEELLALNAEYRKLYDLQFRDDTVRAEVDAAWH; via the coding sequence GTGACTCGCAGCTCGTTGTACCGCCGCCTCCTGCGGTATTTGCGGCCCTACGTGTGGCCGTATTTTGTCGTGGCTGTGCTGTGCATGGTCGTGTTCAGCGGCACCAACGGAGCCATGCCGTTTTTGGTCCGCCACATCTTCGACGATGTGTTCACGGCCAAGGATCGGGCCATGCTGCAATTGCTCCCGCTGATCATCGTGGGTGTGTTTCTGGTGCGTGGCTTGGTGAGTTTCGGCAGCACGTATCTGACGGAGTACGTCGGCCAGCGGATCATTGCAGATTTGCGCCGCGAGTTGAACGACCATATCCAGCGGCTTCCTCTGTCGTTTTTCAACCGCACGCCCACAGGAACGATCGTGTCACGAGTGACCAACGATGTGGCCATGGTGCGTTCGGCACTCACCGACGCTGTGGCCGCAATTCTCAAGGATGCCACTTCGCTCGTGGTGCTCGTGGGAGTGGCGTTTTACCAAGACTGGATCTTGTCTCTCATTGCGTTTGTCGTGTTCCCGGCATCGGTGCTGCCGCTGTTGCGGCTCTCCAAGCGGTTGCGGCAAGTGTCTTGGCGCGGCCAGGTGACCATGGGGCAATTGACGACCTTGTTGCAAGAGACAATTCAAGGAAATCGCGTCGTCAAGGCGTTCGGCATGGAAGAATACGAACAGCGCCGGTTCAACGCCGAGAACGAGCACCTGTTTCGCTTGGCCATGAAGAGCACCCGTATTCGCGCGTTCACGACCCCCATGCTGGAAATCCTAGCGGCATTGGGGATTGCCGGCGTGGTGTGGTACGGCGGCTACAGCGTGATCGTCGGGGGGCGCACCCAGGGGTCGTTCCTGGCATTTTTGACGGCGCTGTTCCTGCTCTACGAGCCGTTCAAGGGTTTGGCGCGCACGAACACCATCGTACAGCAAGCGCTCGGGGCCGCAGAGCGCGTCACCGAACTCCTGGATACACCGCCGGAGGTCGCGGATCGGCCGGGCGCGCGGGAGCTGACCGAGATCCGGGAGGGAGTGCGCTTCGATCGGGTGAGCTTCCGCTACGAGCGCGACTGGGTTTTGCGCCACGTGAGTTTGGAGCTGCGGCGGGGCGAGGTGGTGGCCTTGGTCGGGATGAGTGGCGGCGGCAAGAGCACCTTGGCGGACCTGATCCCGCGGTTCTACGACGTCACCGAAGGGGCCATTTTGATCGACGGGGTGGACATCCGCGATTACACCTTGGCGAGTTTGCGCCGGCAAATTGCTGTGGTGACCCAACACACGTTTTTGTTCAACGACACGGTGCGCAACAACATTGCGTACGGCCACGCCGAGATGGATATGGAGCGCATCGTGGCGGCGGCGCGGGCAGCCAACGCGCACGAGTTCATCGAGCGCTTGCCGCAAGGCTACGATACCGTGGTGGGCGAGCTGGGCGTGAAATTGTCGGGTGGGCAGCGGCAGCGCATTGCGATCGCCCGCGCGTTATTGAAGGACGCGCCGTTGTTGATCCTCGACGAGGCGACCTCCGCGTTGGACTCGGAATCCGAGCGCTTGGTGCAAGATGCCTTGGAACGACTCATGGAAAACCGCACGAGCCTGGTGATCGCTCACAGACTGTCCACAGTGCGGCGGGCCGACCGGATTTATGTCCTCGCTCACGGTCGCATCGTCGAAGAGGGGACGCACGAAGAGCTGTTGGCGCTCAATGCCGAGTATCGCAAACTCTACGACTTGCAGTTTCGCGACGACACCGTGCGCGCCGAGGTGGACGCGGCGTGGCACTGA
- the kdtA gene encoding 3-deoxy-D-manno-octulosonic acid transferase: MTTGARRPIELQDLPFSYRLYDALGLAACALAIPAWPMLAFSRWGKYWVERLGRSPRDLPRAEAPLWMHAASVGEVLAAEPLVRELRERRPGLPIFLSTTSVPGREAAQQVAADAVSLAPLDVAWLTDAAMRKVRPRALVLIETELWPALIRSAKRAGVPVILASGRISERAAARYARIPKLMRAMLGFVDLCLMQSAVDAERICALGADPEKVRVVGNLKFARQASAVIAQRGDDPLARWLRQEPLLIAASTHRGEEELVLQAMARVWEAHPNARLLLAPRRPERFKAVAGLLQHHRIAAVRRSEFSDPPPAGVRVVLMDAVGQLPTYLACATGVFVGGTFDAAVGGHNILEPALFAKPVAFGPHTGHVEEAARRLLAARAAERVHSAEELAAHWQRLLRHPEVAKEMGQRGREVMAEQRDVAARYAAEICRCIEEGRTSL; encoded by the coding sequence ATGACCACTGGCGCTCGACGACCGATCGAACTGCAAGACCTTCCCTTTTCGTACCGACTGTACGATGCGCTCGGCCTGGCGGCATGTGCGTTGGCAATACCTGCCTGGCCCATGCTGGCATTCAGCCGTTGGGGCAAGTATTGGGTGGAACGCTTGGGGCGTTCGCCGCGGGATTTACCGCGTGCCGAAGCGCCCTTGTGGATGCACGCGGCTTCGGTGGGCGAGGTGCTCGCCGCCGAGCCGCTGGTGCGCGAGCTGCGCGAGCGCCGCCCCGGATTGCCGATCTTTCTCTCGACAACGTCGGTGCCTGGACGCGAAGCCGCCCAGCAAGTGGCAGCCGACGCGGTGAGCTTGGCCCCGCTCGACGTCGCCTGGCTCACCGATGCCGCGATGCGCAAGGTGCGGCCACGGGCGCTGGTGTTGATCGAGACCGAGTTGTGGCCCGCGCTCATTCGCTCCGCCAAGCGCGCCGGCGTACCGGTCATCCTCGCCAGCGGGAGAATTTCCGAACGGGCAGCCGCACGGTATGCCCGCATCCCAAAGCTGATGCGCGCCATGTTGGGCTTTGTGGATTTGTGCCTCATGCAGTCCGCCGTGGACGCCGAACGCATTTGTGCGCTCGGGGCGGACCCGGAAAAGGTACGCGTTGTCGGCAATCTCAAGTTTGCGCGGCAGGCATCGGCAGTCATCGCCCAGCGAGGTGACGATCCGCTGGCTCGCTGGCTCCGCCAGGAACCGTTGCTGATTGCTGCAAGCACGCATCGGGGCGAGGAAGAGCTCGTGCTACAAGCGATGGCACGCGTATGGGAGGCACACCCGAACGCGCGCTTGCTGCTTGCGCCGCGCCGCCCAGAGCGCTTCAAAGCGGTAGCCGGTTTGCTGCAGCATCACCGCATCGCTGCGGTGCGCCGCAGCGAATTTTCCGATCCCCCGCCGGCGGGCGTGCGCGTGGTGTTGATGGATGCGGTCGGCCAACTGCCGACCTACTTGGCTTGTGCCACGGGCGTATTCGTGGGTGGTACGTTCGACGCGGCGGTTGGGGGACACAATATTTTGGAGCCGGCGCTGTTTGCCAAGCCGGTGGCGTTTGGACCGCACACCGGCCACGTGGAAGAAGCGGCGCGGCGCTTATTGGCGGCCCGAGCAGCAGAGCGGGTGCACAGCGCCGAGGAATTGGCTGCGCATTGGCAGCGCTTGCTTCGCCATCCCGAGGTTGCCAAAGAAATGGGCCAGCGAGGGCGCGAGGTGATGGCCGAACAGCGAGACGTCGCGGCGCGCTACGCTGCGGAGATTTGCCGATGTATCGAAGAAGGCCGAACCAGCCTGTAA
- the lpxK gene encoding tetraacyldisaccharide 4'-kinase, with translation MYRRRPNQPVKETAARLLREVVWPRRGVAGQMAAALLQPLSAAYGIGVAVRNSLYDFRLLRGVRANIPVISVGNLAVGGTGKTPVSLWLAKQLQARGHRVAVLLRGYGGRIKGPVLVSQGRGPEVDVQHAGDEAIFYAKNFSGGVIVGAERLRGAELACQAGYGVVILDDGFQHRALARDFDLVLLSGPLGGLLPAGPLREPYRSLARADALAVVDKGLGKPLLGPPRSAAGKPLFSIRLEPTGVIESEGGRWTVRPLRELSGRRVAVVCGIADPGPLYAALQQWEVQVGEVFEFGDHHAYTVADWHWLNRSAHRFDHLVTTEKDLVKLEQFPFARGKLLALRVEPIVDRAAELLDLAEQRILARQSTVADRAQSFAGGSHAHQ, from the coding sequence ATGTATCGAAGAAGGCCGAACCAGCCTGTAAAGGAAACCGCGGCGCGGCTGCTTCGGGAGGTCGTCTGGCCTCGCCGTGGTGTGGCGGGGCAGATGGCGGCTGCTTTGTTGCAGCCGCTGAGTGCGGCGTACGGTATCGGCGTGGCGGTGCGCAACTCGCTGTACGATTTTCGTCTTTTGCGTGGGGTGCGAGCGAATATCCCCGTGATCAGCGTGGGAAACTTGGCGGTTGGGGGGACCGGCAAAACACCGGTGTCGCTGTGGCTCGCCAAGCAGTTGCAGGCGAGAGGGCATCGTGTGGCCGTGCTTTTGCGCGGCTACGGGGGGCGCATCAAGGGGCCGGTGTTGGTCAGCCAAGGGCGCGGCCCGGAGGTCGACGTGCAACACGCGGGGGACGAGGCCATTTTTTACGCGAAAAACTTCTCCGGCGGCGTAATCGTGGGCGCAGAGCGGCTGCGAGGGGCGGAACTTGCCTGCCAGGCCGGCTACGGCGTGGTGATCCTCGACGATGGCTTCCAACATCGCGCGTTAGCTCGTGATTTCGACCTGGTGTTGCTATCCGGCCCTCTGGGTGGTTTGCTGCCCGCTGGGCCGCTGCGCGAACCCTATCGATCGTTGGCGCGTGCCGACGCGTTGGCTGTGGTGGATAAGGGTTTGGGAAAGCCGCTGCTCGGCCCGCCGCGCAGCGCCGCGGGAAAGCCGCTGTTTTCCATCCGGTTGGAGCCTACGGGTGTGATCGAGTCGGAGGGCGGGCGCTGGACTGTGCGGCCGTTGCGCGAACTGTCCGGGCGGCGGGTGGCGGTCGTCTGCGGAATCGCAGATCCCGGGCCGTTGTATGCGGCTTTGCAACAGTGGGAGGTGCAGGTGGGCGAGGTGTTCGAATTCGGAGATCATCATGCGTACACGGTGGCCGATTGGCATTGGCTCAACCGCAGTGCGCACCGGTTCGATCACCTGGTTACGACCGAGAAGGATCTGGTGAAGTTAGAACAGTTTCCCTTTGCCCGGGGGAAACTCTTAGCCTTACGAGTGGAGCCGATCGTGGATCGCGCGGCGGAGCTGTTGGACCTGGCGGAGCAGAGAATCTTAGCGAGGCAGAGTACGGTTGCGGATCGAGCGCAAAGTTTTGCAGGAGGAAGTCATGCCCATCAGTGA
- a CDS encoding UPF0434 protein, with protein sequence MPISEELLQILACPKCKGEVVLLETQSGLACHACKLLYPIEDDIPVMLIEEAKPL encoded by the coding sequence ATGCCCATCAGTGAGGAGTTGCTCCAAATCCTGGCGTGCCCGAAGTGCAAGGGAGAAGTGGTGTTGCTAGAAACCCAGTCGGGTTTAGCGTGCCATGCGTGCAAGCTTTTGTACCCGATCGAAGACGACATTCCCGTCATGTTGATCGAAGAAGCCAAACCGCTCTGA
- the kdkA gene encoding 3-deoxy-D-manno-octulosonic acid kinase, with translation MSELDDRVVEWSHGPWSFLAVSPWERQVGDLVRRVARGEYPPSWRRNGSGRDFIVVAPVGGRSVVIRPYRRGGMARYILRETYWGWHPRSFREFRCLLELHRRQVPVVAPIGAAALWMGFGFYGAWLVTLYVDHSLTFWEWLQRRPAREERAHVVDLLAQALARLHTAGARHPDLNLRNVLVQRDPTGSVRVVLVDFDRVVLGKSPQSPRVALQRFWRSARKLDPPATHWTALDQQKLLEAVERYWANA, from the coding sequence ATGTCCGAACTCGACGATCGCGTGGTGGAATGGTCGCACGGCCCTTGGAGTTTTCTCGCCGTGTCGCCGTGGGAACGACAAGTTGGCGACCTCGTCCGCCGGGTGGCCCGGGGGGAATATCCGCCCTCGTGGCGTCGCAACGGCAGCGGCCGGGACTTTATCGTCGTCGCTCCCGTGGGGGGCCGAAGCGTCGTGATCCGACCTTACCGGCGTGGAGGTATGGCCCGCTACATCTTGCGCGAAACATACTGGGGCTGGCACCCGCGCAGTTTTCGGGAGTTTCGTTGCTTGTTGGAGCTCCACCGCCGCCAAGTTCCCGTGGTCGCCCCGATCGGAGCGGCCGCATTGTGGATGGGGTTCGGCTTTTATGGGGCGTGGCTCGTCACGCTTTACGTGGACCATTCCCTGACTTTTTGGGAATGGCTCCAGCGGCGACCTGCCCGTGAAGAACGCGCCCACGTAGTGGATTTGCTGGCGCAGGCGCTCGCACGACTGCACACGGCCGGCGCTCGGCATCCAGACTTGAATCTTCGAAATGTTCTGGTGCAACGCGACCCCACCGGCAGCGTGCGTGTGGTTCTCGTGGACTTCGACCGCGTGGTTTTGGGCAAGAGTCCGCAAAGCCCGCGCGTTGCCCTGCAACGTTTTTGGCGTTCGGCGCGCAAACTCGACCCGCCAGCGACCCACTGGACCGCGCTGGATCAGCAAAAGTTGCTCGAAGCGGTAGAACGATACTGGGCGAACGCGTGA
- a CDS encoding ADP-heptose--LPS heptosyltransferase — translation MQSPRVHPVRRILVVLLGAIGDVTRALPLLPRLRALYPQARIGWAVEPPSFALVETHPLVDEVFLFDRPKGVRAFVPFVRQVRAFAPDLCLDLQRHAKSGLVSLLSGARTRLGFHRANSREGNWLFLTHAIPPQPHWSSKLEQFQRFADWLGAPRLPISFGITPTPPEQERVAQLLQDVGRPLVAAFVGSSWPSRAWFPARTAAVIDALYGSGVHTVIVGGQREREFARAVCQQASAPVVDLTGTTNLRELYAVFRESAAAFGPDSGPMHIAAAAGIPVVSLWGATSPLRSAPWGSESLVVVGSAPCSPCYRKECPIGRVCMEAITVQAVLERLLSRLPGPSC, via the coding sequence ATGCAGTCGCCAAGGGTCCATCCGGTCCGGCGGATTCTCGTAGTTTTGCTCGGGGCAATTGGCGATGTGACGCGAGCGCTCCCACTGCTGCCGCGCCTGCGGGCTTTGTATCCGCAAGCACGGATCGGCTGGGCCGTCGAGCCACCGAGCTTCGCGCTGGTGGAAACGCACCCCCTGGTAGACGAAGTGTTTCTGTTCGACCGCCCAAAAGGGGTACGGGCCTTTGTGCCGTTCGTGCGCCAGGTGCGGGCGTTCGCCCCGGATTTGTGCCTCGACTTACAGCGTCACGCCAAGAGCGGACTTGTGTCCCTCCTGAGCGGTGCCCGAACGCGGCTCGGCTTTCATCGCGCGAACTCGCGCGAGGGCAACTGGTTGTTTCTGACGCACGCGATTCCTCCGCAACCGCATTGGAGCTCCAAGCTGGAACAGTTCCAGCGCTTTGCCGACTGGCTCGGAGCGCCGCGCCTGCCCATCTCGTTCGGGATCACGCCTACGCCACCGGAGCAAGAACGGGTCGCCCAGTTGCTTCAAGATGTTGGCCGGCCTCTGGTGGCGGCCTTTGTCGGGTCGAGCTGGCCGAGCCGGGCTTGGTTTCCGGCGCGCACGGCTGCGGTCATTGATGCTTTGTACGGCAGTGGAGTGCACACTGTGATCGTGGGCGGCCAGCGCGAGCGCGAGTTTGCCCGTGCCGTGTGCCAGCAAGCGTCGGCGCCAGTGGTGGATCTGACCGGTACCACAAACCTCCGCGAACTTTACGCCGTGTTCCGCGAGAGCGCGGCGGCTTTTGGGCCGGACTCGGGGCCGATGCACATCGCCGCGGCGGCGGGTATTCCTGTAGTATCCCTCTGGGGTGCAACCAGCCCGCTGCGGTCCGCGCCGTGGGGCAGCGAGTCGCTCGTGGTCGTGGGCTCGGCACCGTGCAGCCCGTGCTACCGAAAAGAATGCCCGATCGGCCGCGTCTGCATGGAGGCGATCACTGTGCAGGCGGTGTTGGAACGGCTGCTCTCCCGATTACCCGGACCATCTTGCTGA
- a CDS encoding thiol-disulfide oxidoreductase → MAAPSLRKVPDTSSLLPRTYIVFYDGECGLCQRSVRWLLDHDPYQRLAFAPLQGRTAARLRAQHVPLPAQLESVALLVQSDPRPQVFLRTRAFLELCRILEVDPWWARLLHYVPVNLADIAYRILARLRYRLFGRATACPWRTPEEAQRFLE, encoded by the coding sequence GTGGCAGCTCCTAGCCTTCGCAAGGTGCCCGACACGAGTTCCCTGCTTCCCCGCACGTACATTGTGTTCTACGACGGCGAATGCGGTCTCTGCCAACGCAGTGTGCGCTGGCTGCTCGATCACGACCCGTACCAACGACTCGCGTTTGCGCCGCTGCAAGGTCGCACCGCAGCCCGACTCAGAGCGCAACACGTGCCGTTGCCGGCGCAACTGGAAAGCGTCGCGTTGCTGGTGCAATCAGACCCGCGGCCGCAAGTATTCCTGCGGACCCGAGCCTTCTTGGAGCTCTGTCGCATTTTGGAGGTCGATCCTTGGTGGGCGCGATTGCTCCACTATGTTCCCGTGAACTTGGCGGATATCGCATATCGGATACTCGCCCGGCTCCGCTACCGCCTTTTCGGCAGGGCGACTGCGTGCCCCTGGCGCACCCCCGAAGAAGCGCAACGATTCCTCGAGTGA
- the purM gene encoding phosphoribosylformylglycinamidine cyclo-ligase, which yields MSLTYRDAGVDIDKGEQVARAAARLARATRRPEVCSGIGGFGALFRIPRGYRRPILVTATDGVGTKLAIASMLGRHDTVGIDLVAMNVNDILTLGAEPIAFLDYFVTERLEPSVAEQVLRGIARGCRMAGCALVGGETAEHPGCMRPGEYDLAGFVVGVVEETRVVDGRHIRAGDVLIGLASSGLHSNGFSLVRQIVLERAKLALDAVVPEFRRPLGEELLEPTRIYVPAVRALPVRDLHGMAHITGGGIVENVPRMFPKGLAARIVRGSWPVPPVFPWLQRLGDVPEDEMLRTFNMGLGFVLVVRAAAADRIVSALRARRMRCWVIGEVVVRRRAQPQVVFVS from the coding sequence ATGTCGCTCACCTATCGCGATGCGGGTGTGGACATCGACAAGGGCGAGCAAGTGGCTCGCGCCGCGGCGCGCCTAGCGCGAGCCACCCGGCGCCCCGAGGTGTGTTCGGGAATCGGCGGATTCGGGGCGCTGTTCCGAATTCCACGGGGGTATCGCAGGCCAATCTTGGTCACCGCCACCGACGGAGTGGGAACCAAGCTGGCGATCGCGTCGATGCTCGGACGGCACGATACGGTGGGCATCGACCTCGTGGCCATGAACGTGAACGACATTCTCACGCTCGGTGCCGAACCGATCGCGTTCTTGGACTACTTTGTCACCGAGCGTTTGGAGCCCTCTGTGGCGGAGCAGGTCTTGCGCGGCATCGCCCGCGGCTGCCGGATGGCGGGCTGTGCACTGGTCGGGGGTGAAACGGCGGAGCATCCCGGTTGTATGCGTCCGGGAGAATACGACTTGGCGGGGTTCGTTGTCGGAGTCGTCGAGGAGACGCGAGTTGTGGATGGCCGCCACATTCGGGCTGGCGACGTACTCATCGGGCTCGCGTCGAGTGGCCTTCATAGCAATGGGTTTTCTTTGGTTCGGCAAATTGTCTTGGAGCGTGCAAAGCTCGCTCTGGATGCGGTGGTCCCCGAGTTTCGCCGCCCGCTCGGGGAGGAGCTTTTAGAACCCACACGGATTTACGTGCCGGCGGTACGAGCTCTGCCGGTGCGGGACCTTCATGGGATGGCGCACATCACGGGCGGCGGGATCGTGGAAAACGTTCCCCGCATGTTTCCGAAAGGGTTGGCGGCCCGAATCGTACGCGGGAGTTGGCCCGTGCCCCCAGTGTTTCCGTGGTTGCAACGCTTAGGGGACGTGCCCGAGGACGAGATGTTGCGGACCTTCAACATGGGCTTGGGGTTTGTGCTGGTCGTGCGCGCGGCGGCGGCAGATCGCATCGTCTCGGCCCTGCGTGCTCGCCGCATGCGCTGTTGGGTAATCGGCGAGGTAGTGGTACGCCGCCGGGCGCAGCCCCAAGTGGTCTTCGTTTCTTGA